One window from the genome of Cyclobacterium amurskyense encodes:
- a CDS encoding ligand-binding sensor domain-containing protein — protein sequence MKVLFYLCVILPLVFSCNWSSEDPLQSKQILEGYHITTIDFDKAGNAWLGTLDQGLIKFDGQNIKVYPEITKMIRVLKVDSKNQVFLATDGLVKFDGENFTRYDPSNTPGMEGVVMDLDIDSKDQVWFAMGGFNSGGLGRLDEDGLTFYTPDNSPLTAHWVSGIKVTHKDEVWVSSQTSVGNVELAKIKEGEWSLYNTDNLGFNPYSITNLEENSRGDLVAGIDYSFSSSNTSGRPPLFTFDEKVGKQINANKSFQISKILVDSFDRIWCAGYTGYAIYMHESWSYDEETFKDISVFSISQAPNGEIWMGTGDGVYVIE from the coding sequence ATGAAAGTCCTTTTCTACCTGTGTGTTATTTTACCTCTTGTATTCTCATGCAATTGGTCTTCAGAGGATCCTCTACAGAGTAAGCAAATCCTGGAGGGCTACCACATTACCACTATTGATTTTGATAAGGCAGGCAATGCATGGCTGGGAACATTAGATCAGGGATTGATAAAATTTGATGGCCAAAACATAAAAGTATATCCCGAAATCACAAAAATGATTCGAGTATTAAAAGTAGATAGCAAAAATCAAGTCTTTCTTGCTACTGATGGCCTCGTAAAGTTTGATGGTGAAAATTTCACCCGATACGATCCCAGCAATACCCCTGGTATGGAAGGTGTTGTTATGGATTTGGACATCGATTCAAAAGACCAGGTTTGGTTTGCCATGGGAGGATTCAACAGCGGCGGATTAGGTAGACTGGATGAAGACGGCCTCACCTTCTACACTCCGGACAATTCACCTTTAACCGCCCATTGGGTAAGCGGTATAAAGGTAACCCACAAGGATGAAGTATGGGTTTCTTCCCAAACCAGCGTAGGCAATGTGGAACTAGCCAAAATAAAAGAGGGGGAATGGAGCCTCTACAATACGGATAACTTAGGCTTTAACCCATATTCCATCACAAATCTGGAAGAAAACAGCCGTGGAGACTTGGTAGCCGGGATTGATTATTCCTTTTCAAGCTCCAATACCAGTGGTAGGCCACCGCTTTTTACCTTTGATGAAAAGGTAGGCAAGCAGATTAATGCCAACAAATCTTTTCAAATTAGCAAAATTCTAGTTGACAGTTTCGATAGAATATGGTGTGCCGGATATACAGGATATGCAATCTATATGCATGAAAGCTGGTCCTACGATGAAGAAACCTTCAAGGACATAAGCGTATTCAGTATTTCTCAGGCCCCAAATGGCGAAATATGGATGGGCACAGGTGATGGAGTGTACGTCATTGAGTAA
- a CDS encoding HAD-IIA family hydrolase: MKETGFLIDMDGVIYRGGELIPGAKDFIQKLLEEDYPFRFLTNNSQRNCRDVVAKLSRMGIGVEEKHIFTCAIATARYLASQKPNGTAYVIGEGGLLTALHQNGYSIVDDAPDYVVIGEGRTIMLESVDKAINMVMNGAKLIATNLDAYCPSSNNSIRSGCGAFVSMIEMATGRKAFSAGKPNPVMMRIAKAELGTRSANTIMIGDTMETDILGGVQMGFKTVLTLTGSTKIDDLETYAYSPDHIIASIQELNDPMVLEQIVNGDMVLQH; this comes from the coding sequence ATGAAAGAGACGGGATTTTTAATTGACATGGATGGTGTCATCTACCGAGGAGGAGAATTGATACCTGGAGCAAAAGACTTCATTCAAAAATTACTGGAAGAAGACTACCCTTTTAGATTCCTTACTAACAATAGCCAAAGAAACTGCCGAGATGTAGTAGCAAAACTCAGCAGAATGGGAATAGGGGTTGAGGAAAAACATATTTTCACCTGCGCCATAGCCACTGCAAGGTACCTTGCTTCTCAAAAACCTAATGGCACAGCCTATGTCATTGGAGAAGGAGGCTTATTGACAGCGCTTCACCAAAATGGGTACTCCATCGTAGATGATGCCCCAGACTATGTAGTCATAGGAGAAGGAAGAACCATTATGCTGGAATCTGTAGATAAAGCGATAAACATGGTCATGAACGGTGCAAAATTAATCGCTACAAACCTTGACGCTTACTGCCCAAGCTCGAACAACTCTATTCGTTCAGGCTGTGGCGCTTTTGTTTCAATGATAGAAATGGCAACAGGTAGAAAAGCCTTTAGCGCTGGAAAACCCAACCCTGTAATGATGAGAATTGCCAAAGCGGAATTAGGAACACGTTCTGCCAATACCATTATGATTGGAGACACCATGGAAACAGATATACTTGGCGGTGTTCAAATGGGATTCAAAACAGTATTAACGCTCACAGGTTCTACCAAAATAGACGATCTTGAAACCTATGCTTATTCTCCAGACCATATCATTGCAAGTATTCAAGAATTAAATGACCCAATGGTATTGGAACAAATAGTAAATGGAGACATGGTACTTCAACACTAA
- the rluF gene encoding 23S rRNA pseudouridine(2604) synthase RluF, whose amino-acid sequence MKSEVRINKFLSEIGYCSRREADRMIAANRVTINDKVPEMGTKIVPGDVVKVDGEVVSAPKEKHVYIAFNKPVGVICTTDTKVKDNIVDYINHPQRIFHIGRLDKPSEGLILLTSDGDIVNKILRAGNAHEKEYIVKVNRPIEGDFIDRMSKGVPILDIVTQKCYVKQLKKDTFKIILTQGLNRQIRRMCDYLGYKVVALKRVRIMNISLDLPKGRWRDLSAEELDEIQYLVKDSSKTAPDAE is encoded by the coding sequence GTGAAAAGTGAAGTCAGGATAAATAAGTTTCTAAGTGAAATTGGCTATTGTTCCAGAAGAGAAGCTGATAGGATGATTGCGGCCAATAGGGTGACCATTAATGATAAGGTGCCTGAGATGGGTACTAAAATTGTTCCTGGAGATGTGGTGAAAGTGGATGGAGAAGTGGTCTCCGCACCAAAAGAAAAGCATGTCTACATTGCTTTCAATAAGCCCGTAGGTGTTATTTGTACCACAGACACAAAAGTAAAAGACAATATAGTAGACTACATCAATCACCCACAGCGGATTTTTCATATTGGCAGATTAGACAAGCCGAGTGAGGGACTTATTCTTTTGACTAGTGATGGGGATATTGTTAATAAAATATTGAGGGCGGGGAATGCGCATGAGAAAGAATACATAGTAAAAGTAAACCGACCCATAGAAGGAGATTTTATTGATAGGATGAGTAAAGGTGTACCCATTTTAGATATTGTCACCCAAAAATGTTACGTCAAGCAACTGAAAAAGGACACTTTTAAGATCATCCTTACCCAAGGCCTCAATCGGCAGATAAGAAGGATGTGCGATTACCTTGGCTATAAAGTCGTTGCCCTCAAGCGGGTTAGAATCATGAATATTTCTCTAGACCTGCCCAAAGGTAGATGGAGGGACTTGTCTGCTGAAGAACTAGATGAAATTCAATATTTGGTAAAAGATTCTTCAAAGACTGCCCCAGATGCTGAATAA
- a CDS encoding D-alanine--D-alanine ligase encodes MKKKIALVMGGYTGESVVSLKSAAVVAQHLDEDRYEVFPVHVYQDSCYHLAANGEKIPVDFNDFSISLAGEKIKFDGVFNIIHGSPGEDGKLVGYFDMLGIPYTTCDSLTSSITMNKAYTKNIIADIPDLHVAKSVQLFENYNGLAEELLEKLSLPIFVKPNSGGSSIGMSKVKNAEELDLALDLAFKEDDQVMVEEFVSGREFSIGIYKAKGKITVLPSTEIISSKEFFDFEAKYKPGVSEEITPGRMDERDVEKVKKIAEQVYRKLNCKGAVRMDYFLETKTDDFYFIEINTVPGQTETSLISQQVKAVGMNLKDFYTELIEEMWH; translated from the coding sequence ATTAAAAAGAAGATTGCGTTGGTCATGGGAGGCTATACTGGGGAGTCAGTAGTCTCTTTAAAGAGTGCTGCTGTAGTGGCGCAACACCTGGACGAGGACCGTTATGAGGTTTTTCCGGTCCATGTTTATCAAGACAGTTGTTATCATTTGGCTGCAAATGGAGAAAAAATACCTGTAGACTTTAATGATTTTTCTATAAGCTTAGCTGGGGAAAAGATCAAATTTGATGGGGTGTTTAATATTATCCACGGATCTCCCGGGGAAGATGGTAAGCTTGTAGGGTATTTTGATATGTTGGGAATTCCATACACGACCTGTGATTCCCTTACTTCTTCTATTACCATGAATAAGGCCTATACCAAGAACATCATAGCGGATATTCCTGATTTGCATGTGGCCAAATCAGTGCAGCTATTTGAAAATTATAATGGGTTGGCTGAAGAGTTACTTGAAAAATTGAGCTTGCCGATTTTCGTCAAGCCCAATAGTGGAGGTAGTAGTATAGGGATGAGCAAGGTGAAAAATGCCGAAGAGTTGGACTTGGCCTTGGACTTGGCCTTTAAGGAAGATGATCAGGTGATGGTGGAGGAATTTGTTAGTGGTAGGGAGTTTTCTATAGGGATTTATAAAGCCAAAGGGAAAATTACCGTTCTTCCTTCGACAGAGATCATCAGTTCAAAGGAATTTTTTGATTTTGAAGCCAAATACAAGCCTGGTGTTTCTGAAGAAATTACTCCAGGAAGAATGGATGAACGAGATGTAGAAAAGGTCAAAAAAATAGCCGAACAAGTTTACCGGAAATTGAATTGTAAGGGAGCGGTACGGATGGATTATTTTTTGGAAACAAAAACGGATGACTTCTATTTTATAGAGATCAATACTGTACCTGGGCAAACGGAAACTAGTCTTATCTCTCAGCAGGTAAAAGCAGTAGGAATGAATCTTAAGGATTTCTATACAGAGCTGATTGAAGAAATGTGGCATTAA